A region from the uncultured Holophaga sp. genome encodes:
- a CDS encoding 16S rRNA (uracil(1498)-N(3))-methyltransferase, with product MNLVILQPTDFTSCTTARIEGRRLLHIKEVQRLSEGAELRVGLAGGLTGTGRILHLEADHLELEVSLDTPPPPKLPLTLVLALPRPKVLNRVLASVTSLGVGRIFLVNAWKVEKSYWKSPRMEAENLHHQQLLGLEQARDTVLPELQVRRFLRPFVEDELPELSKGTLRLLAHPGTEIPCPRGINAPATLVIGPEGGFLDQEVGLFARAGFQAVEMGPRILRVETAVAALVGRLY from the coding sequence ATGAATCTCGTCATCCTCCAGCCCACCGACTTCACCAGCTGCACCACTGCCCGGATCGAAGGGCGCCGCCTGCTTCACATCAAGGAGGTCCAACGGCTCTCAGAAGGTGCCGAACTGCGCGTAGGACTCGCTGGAGGGCTGACGGGAACCGGACGGATCCTCCACCTGGAAGCCGATCACCTTGAGCTCGAGGTCAGCCTCGACACCCCTCCCCCCCCCAAGCTCCCCCTGACCCTCGTCCTGGCCCTGCCCCGCCCCAAAGTCCTCAACCGGGTCTTGGCGTCGGTCACCAGCCTGGGGGTGGGACGCATCTTCCTCGTCAACGCCTGGAAGGTCGAGAAGAGCTACTGGAAGAGCCCCCGCATGGAGGCGGAGAACCTGCACCACCAGCAGCTCCTGGGCCTGGAGCAGGCCCGGGACACGGTGCTGCCGGAACTGCAGGTCCGCCGCTTCCTGCGCCCCTTCGTGGAAGATGAGCTCCCGGAGCTGTCCAAAGGCACCCTGCGCCTGCTGGCCCACCCCGGCACGGAGATCCCCTGCCCCAGGGGCATCAATGCCCCGGCCACCCTGGTCATCGGGCCCGAAGGCGGCTTCCTGGACCAGGAGGTGGGGCTCTTCGCCCGGGCGGGTTTCCAGGCCGTGGAGATGGGCCCCCGGATCCTCCGGGTGGAGACCGCCGTCGCCGCCCTGGTGGGGCGCCTCTACTGA
- a CDS encoding PAS domain-containing protein produces MAFKRVDRLIEHPDIDRTALLEACHVVSRGAGLLFDPESQACLWVESEYARMTGCTLDELQEGGLAVYLNRIHPEDIPFMGWLVSGAPSTCLLQDHTMVAQQEYRIRHRDGDWKWVRTQWTPLVQRGRNLILAVSWDITLGRTLDEEMFRNRTLLAEAQKMGGFGCFECHPGMGDHFWSESLYELTGRDAAKGPPDLEELLERIHPEDRDAFLEWRTALPHGGSPELEYRLRGAADRFCCIHCRAQWVPQAGGRAGRILGVCQDVTASRLREAELRESVERFHELAGRLPQSVFETDAQGCFTYVNQCGITISGYTEEEILGRPVIHLLVPEDRERALVDLHGVMTGGRSGHEYMALRKDGTSYPVMVHSSPIVRSGEATGIRGILVDLSEQRRTREERRSLQERLIQAEKMEAIGQLAGGVAHDFNNHLSAIMGFAEMLQDQLKGSPLARYAGNILKSSQRSAELTKQLLAFARKGKYLTVEVDVHEIVHEVLQILEHSIDRRILLKTALGARPSLTLGDPTQIQNALMNLAINARDAMPEGGELWIRTAVKTLDEASCATLPYELAPGRFLELTVSDTGVGMDRETQKRAFDPFFTTKETGRGTGLGLASVYGIVKHHRGAIEVMSELGVGTSFTLFLPLHEAGAADAPDEESLRYASSRQSILVVEDEPMVGEMLLEMLGQLGYSATLVGDGLEAVERYRERWKTVDLVILDMVMPHLSGKDTFRLLREVNPEVRVLLSSGYSVEGEAQVLLEEGAIGFLQKPYFLLELSQALSRIFPEGQ; encoded by the coding sequence ATGGCTTTCAAGAGGGTGGACCGCTTGATCGAGCATCCCGACATCGACCGCACGGCCTTGCTTGAGGCCTGTCATGTCGTCTCCCGGGGGGCAGGTCTGCTCTTCGATCCGGAGTCCCAGGCCTGCCTGTGGGTCGAGTCCGAGTATGCCCGCATGACCGGATGCACCCTCGATGAACTCCAGGAAGGCGGTCTGGCGGTCTATCTCAACAGGATCCACCCCGAGGACATTCCCTTCATGGGCTGGCTGGTCTCCGGGGCTCCCTCGACCTGCCTGCTCCAGGACCACACCATGGTGGCGCAGCAGGAATACCGCATCCGCCATCGGGACGGGGACTGGAAGTGGGTCCGGACCCAGTGGACGCCCCTGGTCCAGCGGGGCCGCAACCTCATCTTGGCGGTCTCCTGGGACATCACCCTGGGCAGGACCCTGGATGAGGAGATGTTCCGGAACCGGACGCTGCTGGCGGAGGCCCAGAAGATGGGAGGCTTCGGCTGTTTCGAGTGCCACCCCGGCATGGGGGATCACTTCTGGTCCGAGAGTCTCTATGAACTCACCGGGCGGGACGCCGCCAAGGGGCCTCCTGACCTGGAGGAACTCCTGGAGCGCATCCATCCCGAGGACCGGGATGCCTTTCTGGAGTGGCGCACCGCCCTGCCCCATGGAGGATCCCCGGAACTGGAATACCGGCTGCGGGGTGCTGCGGACCGCTTCTGCTGCATCCACTGCCGGGCCCAGTGGGTCCCCCAGGCTGGAGGGAGGGCGGGTCGGATCCTGGGGGTCTGCCAGGATGTGACTGCGTCGAGACTCCGGGAGGCGGAACTCCGGGAGAGTGTGGAACGCTTCCATGAGCTGGCCGGACGCCTGCCCCAGTCGGTCTTCGAGACCGACGCGCAGGGCTGCTTCACCTATGTCAACCAGTGCGGAATCACGATCTCTGGCTATACCGAAGAGGAGATCCTGGGGCGCCCCGTGATCCACCTCCTGGTGCCCGAGGATCGGGAGCGGGCTCTTGTGGATCTGCATGGCGTGATGACCGGAGGCCGCTCTGGCCACGAGTACATGGCCTTGAGAAAGGACGGGACGTCCTATCCCGTCATGGTTCATTCGTCTCCGATTGTCCGTTCCGGGGAGGCGACCGGCATCCGGGGGATCCTGGTGGACCTCTCCGAGCAGCGACGCACCCGGGAGGAGCGGCGGAGTCTCCAGGAGCGGCTGATCCAGGCGGAGAAGATGGAGGCCATCGGACAGCTCGCCGGAGGGGTGGCTCATGACTTCAACAACCACCTGAGCGCCATCATGGGCTTCGCGGAGATGCTCCAGGATCAGCTCAAGGGCTCCCCCCTCGCCCGCTACGCCGGCAACATCCTCAAGTCCAGCCAGCGCTCGGCCGAGCTGACCAAGCAGCTCCTGGCTTTCGCTCGAAAGGGCAAGTACCTGACGGTGGAGGTGGACGTCCATGAGATCGTCCACGAGGTGCTTCAGATCCTGGAGCACAGCATCGACCGCCGTATCCTGCTGAAGACCGCCCTGGGGGCCCGCCCGTCCCTGACTCTGGGGGACCCCACCCAGATCCAGAATGCCCTCATGAACCTGGCCATCAATGCGCGGGATGCCATGCCGGAAGGGGGGGAACTCTGGATCCGGACGGCTGTGAAAACCCTGGACGAGGCTTCCTGCGCCACCCTCCCCTATGAGCTGGCCCCGGGGCGCTTCCTGGAGCTGACCGTCAGCGATACGGGTGTGGGCATGGATCGGGAGACCCAGAAGCGCGCCTTCGATCCCTTCTTCACCACCAAGGAGACCGGAAGGGGTACAGGTCTTGGTCTGGCCTCGGTGTACGGCATTGTGAAGCACCACCGGGGCGCCATTGAAGTGATGAGCGAGCTCGGGGTGGGCACCAGCTTCACGCTCTTCCTGCCCCTCCATGAAGCCGGGGCCGCTGATGCCCCCGATGAGGAGAGTCTCCGCTACGCCTCCAGCCGCCAGTCCATCCTGGTCGTGGAGGATGAGCCCATGGTGGGTGAGATGCTCCTGGAGATGCTGGGCCAGTTGGGCTACTCGGCCACCCTGGTGGGGGACGGACTGGAGGCTGTGGAGCGCTATCGGGAGCGCTGGAAGACCGTGGACCTCGTCATCCTGGATATGGTGATGCCCCATCTGAGCGGCAAGGACACCTTCCGCCTCCTGCGGGAGGTCAATCCCGAGGTCCGGGTGCTCCTCTCCTCCGGCTACAGTGTGGAGGGCGAAGCCCAGGTTCTGCTGGAGGAAGGGGCCATCGGCTTCCTCCAGAAGCCCTATTTCCTCCTGGAGCTCAGCCAGGCGCTGTCCAGGATCTTCCCCGAGGGGCAGTGA
- a CDS encoding formyltransferase family protein: MHRIALFISGTGGNALNLLRACREGRVPAEAVLAISSSAKAGGVERLRAEGLRVEVIERSAFPDEGSYTEACLICAERAGAGFIALCGWLKKLVVPARWEGRILNIHPGPLPRFGGAGMYGMKVHQAVIAAGVPESAVTIHLVDNEYDHGRQLLAHPVPVLPGDTPEVLQKRVYEQEMLRYPEVLAAYLKERQAQ; encoded by the coding sequence ATGCATCGCATCGCCCTCTTCATCTCCGGAACCGGAGGCAACGCCCTCAACCTGCTGCGCGCCTGCCGTGAAGGCCGGGTCCCCGCCGAGGCGGTCCTGGCCATCTCCTCCAGCGCCAAGGCAGGCGGGGTGGAGCGCCTGCGGGCGGAGGGGCTGAGGGTGGAGGTGATCGAGCGGAGCGCCTTCCCTGATGAGGGGTCATACACCGAGGCCTGCCTGATCTGCGCAGAGAGGGCCGGTGCCGGATTCATCGCCCTGTGCGGTTGGCTCAAGAAGCTGGTGGTGCCTGCCCGATGGGAGGGGCGGATCCTGAACATCCACCCAGGTCCCCTGCCGCGCTTCGGGGGGGCCGGGATGTATGGCATGAAGGTGCACCAGGCCGTCATCGCCGCCGGGGTTCCAGAGTCCGCCGTGACCATCCACCTCGTGGACAACGAATACGACCATGGGCGCCAACTCCTGGCCCACCCCGTGCCCGTGCTTCCCGGGGACACCCCCGAGGTGCTGCAGAAACGGGTCTACGAGCAGGAGATGCTCCGCTACCCCGAGGTGCTGGCGGCGTACCTCAAGGAACGGCAGGCTCAGTAG